In the Leptospiraceae bacterium genome, one interval contains:
- the gmk gene encoding guanylate kinase → MRKGKLFIISSVAGGGKSTLIGMVLKDYPECKFSVSVTSRQPRPGDVEGVTYHFVSKNEFETLIEKDSFFEWAVVHGNYYGTPKNLIFENLEKGNNVILDIDVQGASIVKKKIPECISIFILPPDTETWINRLQSRATDNPEEIKKRIKNGEMELKLSEKFDYRIVNSDLQTAYNELVKILFQK, encoded by the coding sequence ATGCGAAAAGGAAAATTATTCATAATTTCATCTGTTGCGGGCGGGGGAAAATCAACTCTGATCGGAATGGTTTTAAAAGATTATCCGGAGTGTAAATTTTCTGTTTCTGTTACTTCCAGACAACCAAGACCCGGTGACGTAGAAGGAGTTACCTATCATTTTGTTTCTAAGAATGAATTTGAAACACTAATTGAAAAAGATAGTTTTTTTGAATGGGCTGTGGTTCACGGGAATTATTATGGTACGCCTAAGAATTTAATTTTTGAAAATTTGGAAAAAGGTAATAACGTAATCCTCGACATTGATGTACAAGGCGCTTCCATTGTTAAAAAGAAAATCCCTGAATGCATTTCAATTTTTATTCTTCCCCCAGATACAGAGACTTGGATAAATAGGTTGCAATCCAGAGCTACAGACAACCCGGAAGAAATTAAAAAAAGAATTAAGAATGGCGAAATGGAATTGAAACTATCTGAAAAGTTTGATTACAGAATTGTAAATAGTGATTTGCAAACTGCATACAATGAATTAGTTAAAATATTATTTCAAAAGTGA